A portion of the Sphingobacterium spiritivorum genome contains these proteins:
- a CDS encoding Fic family protein: protein MIGATETLARYDQMIKNLHNSELLLAPLRNQEAVLSSRIEGTISTIDEILQYEADTDSGLSEYARADVIETILYQRALKNAQLALEEGYNFSLSFIKQIHQQLLSSGRGAAKSPGEFKKEQNFLADRVAKKVQFIPISPEKLNDGLNELINYIENNPVPALIKTGVAHVEFEALHPFQDGNGRIGRMIITLLLWKSGVLSQPHFYISGYFEEHKDEYIEAMRNVSKNNDWNGWIKFFLTAVQHQATKNLEIAERIRNLYEEMKTEFADLLSSKWSLIALDFIFTNPVFRNNRFVSSTKIPVPTGAVMIKKLVENGYLVQKEEAAGRRPALYSFEPLMRLVRV from the coding sequence TTGATCGGAGCAACAGAAACTTTGGCTCGTTATGATCAAATGATTAAAAATCTACATAATAGCGAGCTGCTATTGGCACCACTTCGAAATCAGGAGGCGGTTTTATCATCCAGAATTGAAGGGACTATAAGTACTATAGATGAAATATTGCAATATGAAGCAGACACTGATAGTGGACTTTCAGAATATGCACGTGCAGATGTGATAGAGACTATTTTATATCAAAGAGCGTTGAAAAATGCTCAGTTAGCCTTAGAAGAGGGTTATAATTTTTCGCTCAGTTTCATCAAACAAATACATCAGCAATTGCTGTCTTCAGGCAGAGGAGCCGCTAAATCTCCTGGAGAATTTAAAAAGGAGCAAAACTTTTTGGCTGATCGTGTAGCTAAAAAGGTTCAATTTATCCCTATAAGTCCTGAAAAATTAAATGATGGTCTAAACGAATTGATCAATTATATCGAAAATAATCCTGTTCCAGCATTGATAAAAACCGGTGTAGCGCACGTGGAGTTTGAAGCATTACACCCATTCCAAGATGGTAATGGTAGAATTGGAAGAATGATCATCACACTTTTGTTATGGAAATCCGGAGTTTTATCTCAGCCGCATTTTTATATCAGTGGCTATTTTGAAGAACACAAAGATGAATACATCGAAGCTATGAGAAATGTGTCTAAAAACAATGACTGGAATGGATGGATTAAATTTTTCCTCACCGCGGTACAGCATCAGGCTACTAAAAATTTGGAAATAGCAGAACGTATCCGAAATCTATATGAAGAAATGAAAACTGAGTTTGCTGATTTACTCTCCTCCAAATGGAGTTTAATTGCTCTTGATTTTATTTTTACCAACCCTGTTTTTAGAAACAATAGATTTGTGAGTAGTACGAAAATCCCAGTGCCAACAGGCGCTGTGATGATAAAAAAATTAGTAGAAAACGGCTATCTGGTTCAAAAAGAAGAAGCTGCTGGAAGAAGACCTGCACTTTATTCTTTTGAACCCTTAATGCGATTGGTAAGGGTGTAG
- a CDS encoding RNA polymerase sigma factor translates to MSWSNFIHGDAKAFESIYQQYIEDLFAFGLKFHADRETVLDCIHDLFLDLYDNPRIAKDVDVKYYLFSALRRRILKRKKADVYEPLESLPENVWAIGSHELDLILKENQDINVQKVKQEIDKLPKRQKEVLYLKYYMEFSYEEIASIMNVSVESCRTLSYRAFRVLKSHMGPLEYMSALIYIFLK, encoded by the coding sequence ATGTCCTGGTCTAATTTTATACATGGTGATGCAAAGGCATTTGAATCTATCTATCAGCAATATATAGAGGATCTGTTTGCTTTTGGTCTCAAGTTTCATGCAGACCGCGAGACTGTCCTTGACTGTATACATGATTTGTTTCTGGATCTCTATGATAATCCGCGTATTGCAAAGGATGTGGATGTTAAGTATTACCTGTTCTCGGCTTTGAGAAGAAGAATTCTGAAACGGAAGAAAGCAGATGTATATGAACCTCTGGAGAGTCTGCCGGAAAATGTATGGGCTATCGGTTCACATGAACTGGATCTTATTCTGAAGGAAAATCAGGATATCAATGTGCAGAAGGTCAAGCAGGAAATAGATAAGCTACCCAAGCGTCAGAAAGAAGTATTGTATCTTAAGTACTATATGGAATTTTCCTACGAAGAGATTGCCAGCATAATGAATGTCAGTGTGGAGTCCTGTCGAACCTTATCCTACCGGGCATTTCGTGTGCTCAAATCTCATATGGGGCCACTGGAATATATGTCAGCCCTGATTTATATTTTTTTAAAATAA